The proteins below are encoded in one region of Vulpes lagopus strain Blue_001 chromosome 10, ASM1834538v1, whole genome shotgun sequence:
- the KIAA0895L gene encoding uncharacterized protein KIAA0895-like homolog isoform X3 codes for MVLDSGAQVYEQAPPSPPASPSSLGHRLKPSDRDGTLLYPWPRSLALPLALSIPSALPPRPELQPFSELHLGHRGHMRRSESTYTVNSTGRRGGGTQGRAPPGRARDPGGGTLRSAASLPHIAKTRKDAGRGASKSPCMLVALRPTNMDRERDKFFQSHYTYNPQFEYQEPMPTAVLEKYCEASGQFIHQAVGIIEAVLEKFGTYEHFEAATGGQLLTKCQIWSIVRKYMQKEGCVGEVVVQLSEDLLSQAVMMVENSRPTLAINLTGARQYWLEGMLRHEIGTHYLRGVNNARQPWHSAEGRLQYGLRPANPTEEGLASLHSVLFRKQPFLWRAALLYYTIHRASRMSFRQLFQDLARYVQDADVRWEYCVRAKRGQTDTSLPGCFSKDQVYLDGIVRILRHRQTIDFPLLTSLGKVSYEDVDHLRPHGVLDNTRVPHFMQDLARYRQQLEHIMATNRLDEAELGRLLPD; via the exons ATGGTGCTGGACTCAGGGGCTCAGGTGTATGAACAGGCACCCCCCAGCCCGCCAGCTAGTCCCTCATCTTTGGGCCATCGGCTGAAGCCCTCAGACCGAGATGGGACACTGCTGTACCCCTGGCCTCGGTCCCTGGCCTTGCCCCTGGCTCTGTCAATCCCCTCAGCTCTGCCGCCCAGGCCTGAGCTGCAGCCCTTCTCAGAGCTGCACTTGGGCCACCGTGGCCACATGCGTCGCAGTGAGAGCACCTATACTGTAAATAGTACTGGCCGGCGGGGAGGTGGCACCCAGGGTCGGGCCCCACCTGGAAGGGCACGGGACCCAGGTGGGGGCACCCTGCGGTCTGCGGCCTCCCTGCCTCACATTGCTAAGACTCGAAAGGATGCAGGCCGTGGTGCCAGCAAGAGCCCTTGCATGTTGGTGGCCTTACGGCCAACCAATATGGACCGTGAGCGGGACAAGTTCTTCCAGTCCCACTACACCTACAACCCACAGTTCGAGTACCAGGAACCCATGCCCACGGCTGTGCTGGAGAAGTACTGTGAGGCTTCTGGACAGTTCATCCATCAG GCAGTTGGCATCATTGAGGCGGTCCTGGAGAAGTTTGGTACCTATGAACACTTTGAGGCTGCAACGGGGGGCCAGCTGCTGACCAAGTGCCAGATCTGGTCCATTGTGCGCAAATACATGCAGAAAGAGGGCTGCGTCGGGGAG GTTGTGGTGCAGCTGAGTGAAGACCTGCTGTCCCAGGCAGTGATGATGGTGGAGAACAGCCGACCAACACTGGCCATCAACCTGACTGGAGCCCGCCAGTATTGGTTGGAGGGCATGCTGCGGCACGAGATAG GCACTCACTACCTGCGGGGCGTGAACAACGCGCGGCAGCCGTGGCACAGCGCGGAAGGCCGCCTGCAGTACGGGCTGCGGCCCGCGAACCCCACCGAGGAGGGCCTGGCCAGCCTGCACAGCGTGCTCTTCCGCAAGCAGCCCTTTCTGTGGCGTGCAGCCCTGCTGTACTACACCATCCACCGTGCCTCGCGCATGTCCTTCCGCCAGCTCTTCCAGGACCTGGCGCGCTACGTGCAGGACGCGGACGTGCGCTGGGAGTACTGCGTGCGTGCCAAGCGCGGCCAGACAGACACCTCGCTGCCCG GCTGCTTCAGCAAGGATCAGGTGTACCTGGATGGCATCGTACGCATTTTGCGGCACCGCCAAACCATCGACTTCCCGTTGCTGACCTCACTGGGCAAG GTGTCCTATGAGGATGTAGACCATCTGCGGCCCCATGGGGTGCTGGACAATACCCGGGTGCCCCACTTCATGCAGGACTTGGCGCGCTACCGGCAGCAGCTGGAACACATCATGGCCACCAACCGGCTGGATGAAGCAGAACTGGGCCGCTTGCTGCCTGACTGA
- the KIAA0895L gene encoding uncharacterized protein KIAA0895-like homolog isoform X1, whose product MDTGKGVRGSYPDPWWQAPSPLNTWPGHCGAQGLLVLRPHRLIMVSTCPSVSPEVDSVGSWSDPAGCDPQDRMVLDSGAQVYEQAPPSPPASPSSLGHRLKPSDRDGTLLYPWPRSLALPLALSIPSALPPRPELQPFSELHLGHRGHMRRSESTYTVNSTGRRGGGTQGRAPPGRARDPGGGTLRSAASLPHIAKTRKDAGRGASKSPCMLVALRPTNMDRERDKFFQSHYTYNPQFEYQEPMPTAVLEKYCEASGQFIHQAVGIIEAVLEKFGTYEHFEAATGGQLLTKCQIWSIVRKYMQKEGCVGEVVVQLSEDLLSQAVMMVENSRPTLAINLTGARQYWLEGMLRHEIGTHYLRGVNNARQPWHSAEGRLQYGLRPANPTEEGLASLHSVLFRKQPFLWRAALLYYTIHRASRMSFRQLFQDLARYVQDADVRWEYCVRAKRGQTDTSLPGCFSKDQVYLDGIVRILRHRQTIDFPLLTSLGKVSYEDVDHLRPHGVLDNTRVPHFMQDLARYRQQLEHIMATNRLDEAELGRLLPD is encoded by the exons ATGGACACCGGGAAGGGGGTGAGAGGCAGCTACCCTGACCCCTGGTGGCAGGCCCCGAGCCCACTGAACACCTGGCCAGGGCATTGTGGAGCGCAAGGCCTGTTGGTACTCAGGCCACACCGGCTCATAATGGTCTCCACATGCCCTTCTGTGTCCCCAGAAGTCGACAGTGTGGGGAGTTGGAGTGACCCGGCTGGATGTGACCCCCAGGACAGAATGGTGCTGGACTCAGGGGCTCAGGTGTATGAACAGGCACCCCCCAGCCCGCCAGCTAGTCCCTCATCTTTGGGCCATCGGCTGAAGCCCTCAGACCGAGATGGGACACTGCTGTACCCCTGGCCTCGGTCCCTGGCCTTGCCCCTGGCTCTGTCAATCCCCTCAGCTCTGCCGCCCAGGCCTGAGCTGCAGCCCTTCTCAGAGCTGCACTTGGGCCACCGTGGCCACATGCGTCGCAGTGAGAGCACCTATACTGTAAATAGTACTGGCCGGCGGGGAGGTGGCACCCAGGGTCGGGCCCCACCTGGAAGGGCACGGGACCCAGGTGGGGGCACCCTGCGGTCTGCGGCCTCCCTGCCTCACATTGCTAAGACTCGAAAGGATGCAGGCCGTGGTGCCAGCAAGAGCCCTTGCATGTTGGTGGCCTTACGGCCAACCAATATGGACCGTGAGCGGGACAAGTTCTTCCAGTCCCACTACACCTACAACCCACAGTTCGAGTACCAGGAACCCATGCCCACGGCTGTGCTGGAGAAGTACTGTGAGGCTTCTGGACAGTTCATCCATCAG GCAGTTGGCATCATTGAGGCGGTCCTGGAGAAGTTTGGTACCTATGAACACTTTGAGGCTGCAACGGGGGGCCAGCTGCTGACCAAGTGCCAGATCTGGTCCATTGTGCGCAAATACATGCAGAAAGAGGGCTGCGTCGGGGAG GTTGTGGTGCAGCTGAGTGAAGACCTGCTGTCCCAGGCAGTGATGATGGTGGAGAACAGCCGACCAACACTGGCCATCAACCTGACTGGAGCCCGCCAGTATTGGTTGGAGGGCATGCTGCGGCACGAGATAG GCACTCACTACCTGCGGGGCGTGAACAACGCGCGGCAGCCGTGGCACAGCGCGGAAGGCCGCCTGCAGTACGGGCTGCGGCCCGCGAACCCCACCGAGGAGGGCCTGGCCAGCCTGCACAGCGTGCTCTTCCGCAAGCAGCCCTTTCTGTGGCGTGCAGCCCTGCTGTACTACACCATCCACCGTGCCTCGCGCATGTCCTTCCGCCAGCTCTTCCAGGACCTGGCGCGCTACGTGCAGGACGCGGACGTGCGCTGGGAGTACTGCGTGCGTGCCAAGCGCGGCCAGACAGACACCTCGCTGCCCG GCTGCTTCAGCAAGGATCAGGTGTACCTGGATGGCATCGTACGCATTTTGCGGCACCGCCAAACCATCGACTTCCCGTTGCTGACCTCACTGGGCAAG GTGTCCTATGAGGATGTAGACCATCTGCGGCCCCATGGGGTGCTGGACAATACCCGGGTGCCCCACTTCATGCAGGACTTGGCGCGCTACCGGCAGCAGCTGGAACACATCATGGCCACCAACCGGCTGGATGAAGCAGAACTGGGCCGCTTGCTGCCTGACTGA
- the KIAA0895L gene encoding uncharacterized protein KIAA0895-like homolog isoform X2: MDTGKGVRGSYPDPWWQAPSPLNTWPGHCGAQGLLVLRPHRLIMVSTCPSVSPEVDSVGSWSDPAGCDPQDRMVLDSGAQVYEQAPPSPPASPSSLGHRLKPSDRDGTLLYPWPRSLALPLALSIPSALPPRPELQPFSELHLGHRGHMRRSESTYTVNSTGRRGGGTQGRAPPGRARDPGGGTLRSAASLPHIAKTRKDAGRGASKSPCMLVALRPTNMDRERDKFFQSHYTYNPQFEYQEPMPTAVLEKYCEASGQFIHQAVGIIEAVLEKFGTYEHFEAATGGQLLTKCQIWSIVRKYMQKEGCVGEVVVQLSEDLLSQAVMMVENSRPTLAINLTGARQYWLEGMLRHEIGWALSLREQLPTPSGSQRHSLPAGREQRAAAVAQRGRPPAVRAAAREPHRGGPGQPAQRALPQAALSVACSPAVLHHPPCLAHVLPPALPGPGALRAGRGRALGVLRACQARPDRHLAARLLQQGSGVPGWHRTHFAAPPNHRLPVADLTGQGVL, encoded by the exons ATGGACACCGGGAAGGGGGTGAGAGGCAGCTACCCTGACCCCTGGTGGCAGGCCCCGAGCCCACTGAACACCTGGCCAGGGCATTGTGGAGCGCAAGGCCTGTTGGTACTCAGGCCACACCGGCTCATAATGGTCTCCACATGCCCTTCTGTGTCCCCAGAAGTCGACAGTGTGGGGAGTTGGAGTGACCCGGCTGGATGTGACCCCCAGGACAGAATGGTGCTGGACTCAGGGGCTCAGGTGTATGAACAGGCACCCCCCAGCCCGCCAGCTAGTCCCTCATCTTTGGGCCATCGGCTGAAGCCCTCAGACCGAGATGGGACACTGCTGTACCCCTGGCCTCGGTCCCTGGCCTTGCCCCTGGCTCTGTCAATCCCCTCAGCTCTGCCGCCCAGGCCTGAGCTGCAGCCCTTCTCAGAGCTGCACTTGGGCCACCGTGGCCACATGCGTCGCAGTGAGAGCACCTATACTGTAAATAGTACTGGCCGGCGGGGAGGTGGCACCCAGGGTCGGGCCCCACCTGGAAGGGCACGGGACCCAGGTGGGGGCACCCTGCGGTCTGCGGCCTCCCTGCCTCACATTGCTAAGACTCGAAAGGATGCAGGCCGTGGTGCCAGCAAGAGCCCTTGCATGTTGGTGGCCTTACGGCCAACCAATATGGACCGTGAGCGGGACAAGTTCTTCCAGTCCCACTACACCTACAACCCACAGTTCGAGTACCAGGAACCCATGCCCACGGCTGTGCTGGAGAAGTACTGTGAGGCTTCTGGACAGTTCATCCATCAG GCAGTTGGCATCATTGAGGCGGTCCTGGAGAAGTTTGGTACCTATGAACACTTTGAGGCTGCAACGGGGGGCCAGCTGCTGACCAAGTGCCAGATCTGGTCCATTGTGCGCAAATACATGCAGAAAGAGGGCTGCGTCGGGGAG GTTGTGGTGCAGCTGAGTGAAGACCTGCTGTCCCAGGCAGTGATGATGGTGGAGAACAGCCGACCAACACTGGCCATCAACCTGACTGGAGCCCGCCAGTATTGGTTGGAGGGCATGCTGCGGCACGAGATAG GATGGGCCCTTTCCCTTCGTGAGCAGCTACCTACCCCCTCTGGCTCCCAGAG GCACTCACTACCTGCGGGGCGTGAACAACGCGCGGCAGCCGTGGCACAGCGCGGAAGGCCGCCTGCAGTACGGGCTGCGGCCCGCGAACCCCACCGAGGAGGGCCTGGCCAGCCTGCACAGCGTGCTCTTCCGCAAGCAGCCCTTTCTGTGGCGTGCAGCCCTGCTGTACTACACCATCCACCGTGCCTCGCGCATGTCCTTCCGCCAGCTCTTCCAGGACCTGGCGCGCTACGTGCAGGACGCGGACGTGCGCTGGGAGTACTGCGTGCGTGCCAAGCGCGGCCAGACAGACACCTCGCTGCCCG GCTGCTTCAGCAAGGATCAGGTGTACCTGGATGGCATCGTACGCATTTTGCGGCACCGCCAAACCATCGACTTCCCGTTGCTGACCTCACTGGGCAAG GTGTCCTATGA